From one Lemur catta isolate mLemCat1 chromosome 5, mLemCat1.pri, whole genome shotgun sequence genomic stretch:
- the TNIP1 gene encoding TNFAIP3-interacting protein 1 isoform X3, producing the protein MEGRGPYRIYDPGGGVPPGEASAAFERLVEENSRLKEKMQGIKMLGELLEESQMEASRLRQKAEELVKDNELLPPPSPSLGSFDPLAELTGMDTNVPATPAAPTCPSDKPVPVQKPPSSGTSSEFEVVPTEEQNSPPESGGRTHTVELGPLPHEDSNLMLHLQRLETTLSVCAEEPDHSQLFTHLGRMALEFNRLASKVHKNEQRTSILQTLCEQLRKENEALKAKLDKGLEQRDQAAERLREENMELKKLLMSSGNKEATSGWPVSLKMEGAGKKEVAGQQQASVTAGKGPEVGALGTAEKKVKMLEQQRTELLEVNKQWDQHFRSMKQQYEQKITELRQKLADLQKQVTDLEAEREQKQRDFDRKLLLAKSKIEMEETDKEQLTAEAKELRQKVRYLQDQLSPLTRQREYQEKEIQRLNKALEEALSIQAPPSSPPTAFGNPEGSGGLLRKQELVTQNELLKQQVKIFEEDFQRERSDRERMNEEKEELKKQVERLQAQVTLSNTQLKALKDEEKAREALKQQKRKAKASGERYHAEPHREHVCGVYPYAYPPMPAMMPHHGFEDWSQIRYPPPPMAMEHPAPLPNSRLFHMFCRSQNTPGVHPAEGFEIRAPK; encoded by the exons ATGGAAGGGAGAGGACCGTACCGGATCTACGACCCTGGGGGCGGCGTGCCTCCGGGAGAGGCATCCGCAGCTTTTGAGCGCCTAGTGGAGGAGAATTCCCGGCTGAAGGAAAAAATGCAAGGGATAAAGATGTTAG GGGAGCTTTTGGAAGAGTCCCAGATGGAAGCATCCAGGCTGCGGCAGAAAGCAGAGGAGCTAGTCAAGGACAATGAGCTGCTCCCACCACCTTCTCCCTCCTTGGGCTCCTTCGACCCGCTGGCCGAGCTCACAG GAATGGACACAAACGTCCCAGCGACTCCTGCTGCCCCTACATGCCCCAGTGACAAGCCAGTGCCAGTCCAGAAGCCTCCATCCAGC GGCACCTCCTCTGAATTTGAAGTGGTCCCCACTGAGGAACAGAATTCTCCACCAGAGAGTGGCGGCCGCACCCACACAGTG gagCTGGGCCCCCTGCCCCACGAGGACAGCAACCTGATGCTGCACCTGCAGCGCCTGGAGACCACCCTGAGCGTGTGCGCAGAGGAGCCGGACCACAGCCAGCTCTTCACCCACCTGGGCCGCATGGCCCTCGAGTTCAACCGGCTGGCCTCCAAGGTGCACAAGAACGAGCAGCGCACCTCCATCCTGCAG ACCCTGTGTGAGCAGCTTCGGAAGGAGAATGAGGCTCTGAAGGCCAAGCTGGACAAGGGCCTGGAACAGCGGGATCAGGCTGCTGAGAGGCTGCG GGAGGAAAATATGGAGCTCAAGAAGTTGTTGATGAGCAGTGGCAACAAAGAGGCCACCTCCGGGTGGCCGGTCTCACTGAAGATGGAAGGTGCAGGCAAGAAGGAGGTGGCTGGACAGCAGCAG GCTAGTGTGACTGCAGGTAAGGGCCCAGAGGTGGGGGCCTTGGGCACAGCCGAGAAGAAGGTGAAGATGCTGGAGCAGCAGCGGACTGAG CTGCTGGAAGTGAACAAGCAATGGGACCAGCATTTCCGGTCCATGAAGCAGCAGTATGAGCAGAAG ATCACTGAGCTGCGCCAGAAGCTGGCGGACCTGCAGAAGCAGGTGACCGACCTGGAGGCTGAGCGGGAACAGAAGCAGCGTGACTTTGACCGCAAGCTCCTCCTGGCCAAGTCCAAGATTGAAATGGAAGAG ACTGACAAGGAGCAGCTGACCGCAGAGGCCAAGGAGCTGCGCCAGAAGGTCAGGTACCTGCAGGATCAGCTGAGCCCACTCACCCGGCAGCGCGAGTACCAGGAAAAGGAGATCCAGCGGCTCAACAAG GCCCTGGAGGAGGCACTGAGCATCCAGGCCCCACCATCATCTCCACCCACAGCATTTGGGAACCCGGAAGGATCAGGGGGCCTGCTAAGGAAGCAGGAGCTGGTCACGCAGAATGAGCTGCTGAAACAGCAG GTAAAGATCTTCGAGGAGGACTTCCAGAGGGAGCGCAGCGACCGAGAGCGCATGAACGAGGAGAAGGAGGAGCTGAAGAAGCAGGTGGAGAGGCTGCAGGCCCAGGTCACCCTGTCCAACACCCAG ctAAAAGCCTTGAAAGATGAGGAGAAGGCAAGAGAAGCCCTCAAACAGCAGAAGAGGAAAGCCAAG GCCTCAGGAGAGCGCTACCACGCGGAGCCGCACCGGGAGCACGTGTGCGGGGTCTACCCCTATGCCTACCCGCCCATGCCCGCCATGATGCCACACCACGGCTTCGAGGACTGGTCCCAGATCCGCTACCCCCCGCCCCCCATGGCCATGGAGCACCCAGCCCCGCTCCCCAACTCACGCCTCTTCCATATG TTTTGTCGCAGCCAGAATACACCTGGCGTCCACCCTGCGGAGGGATTCGAAATCAGAGCTCCCAAGTGA
- the TNIP1 gene encoding TNFAIP3-interacting protein 1 isoform X5 — protein MEASRLRQKAEELVKDNELLPPPSPSLGSFDPLAELTGMDTNVPATPAAPTCPSDKPVPVQKPPSSGTSSEFEVVPTEEQNSPPESGGRTHTVELGPLPHEDSNLMLHLQRLETTLSVCAEEPDHSQLFTHLGRMALEFNRLASKVHKNEQRTSILQTLCEQLRKENEALKAKLDKGLEQRDQAAERLREENMELKKLLMSSGNKEATSGWPVSLKMEGAGKKEVAGQQQASVTAGKGPEVGALGTAEKKVKMLEQQRTELLEVNKQWDQHFRSMKQQYEQKITELRQKLADLQKQVTDLEAEREQKQRDFDRKLLLAKSKIEMEETDKEQLTAEAKELRQKVRYLQDQLSPLTRQREYQEKEIQRLNKALEEALSIQAPPSSPPTAFGNPEGSGGLLRKQELVTQNELLKQQVKIFEEDFQRERSDRERMNEEKEELKKQVERLQAQVTLSNTQLKALKDEEKAREALKQQKRKAKASGERYHAEPHREHVCGVYPYAYPPMPAMMPHHGFEDWSQIRYPPPPMAMEHPAPLPNSRLFHMPEYTWRPPCGGIRNQSSQVMDPPPARPAEPDSAKNDREGPQ, from the exons ATGGAAGCATCCAGGCTGCGGCAGAAAGCAGAGGAGCTAGTCAAGGACAATGAGCTGCTCCCACCACCTTCTCCCTCCTTGGGCTCCTTCGACCCGCTGGCCGAGCTCACAG GAATGGACACAAACGTCCCAGCGACTCCTGCTGCCCCTACATGCCCCAGTGACAAGCCAGTGCCAGTCCAGAAGCCTCCATCCAGC GGCACCTCCTCTGAATTTGAAGTGGTCCCCACTGAGGAACAGAATTCTCCACCAGAGAGTGGCGGCCGCACCCACACAGTG gagCTGGGCCCCCTGCCCCACGAGGACAGCAACCTGATGCTGCACCTGCAGCGCCTGGAGACCACCCTGAGCGTGTGCGCAGAGGAGCCGGACCACAGCCAGCTCTTCACCCACCTGGGCCGCATGGCCCTCGAGTTCAACCGGCTGGCCTCCAAGGTGCACAAGAACGAGCAGCGCACCTCCATCCTGCAG ACCCTGTGTGAGCAGCTTCGGAAGGAGAATGAGGCTCTGAAGGCCAAGCTGGACAAGGGCCTGGAACAGCGGGATCAGGCTGCTGAGAGGCTGCG GGAGGAAAATATGGAGCTCAAGAAGTTGTTGATGAGCAGTGGCAACAAAGAGGCCACCTCCGGGTGGCCGGTCTCACTGAAGATGGAAGGTGCAGGCAAGAAGGAGGTGGCTGGACAGCAGCAG GCTAGTGTGACTGCAGGTAAGGGCCCAGAGGTGGGGGCCTTGGGCACAGCCGAGAAGAAGGTGAAGATGCTGGAGCAGCAGCGGACTGAG CTGCTGGAAGTGAACAAGCAATGGGACCAGCATTTCCGGTCCATGAAGCAGCAGTATGAGCAGAAG ATCACTGAGCTGCGCCAGAAGCTGGCGGACCTGCAGAAGCAGGTGACCGACCTGGAGGCTGAGCGGGAACAGAAGCAGCGTGACTTTGACCGCAAGCTCCTCCTGGCCAAGTCCAAGATTGAAATGGAAGAG ACTGACAAGGAGCAGCTGACCGCAGAGGCCAAGGAGCTGCGCCAGAAGGTCAGGTACCTGCAGGATCAGCTGAGCCCACTCACCCGGCAGCGCGAGTACCAGGAAAAGGAGATCCAGCGGCTCAACAAG GCCCTGGAGGAGGCACTGAGCATCCAGGCCCCACCATCATCTCCACCCACAGCATTTGGGAACCCGGAAGGATCAGGGGGCCTGCTAAGGAAGCAGGAGCTGGTCACGCAGAATGAGCTGCTGAAACAGCAG GTAAAGATCTTCGAGGAGGACTTCCAGAGGGAGCGCAGCGACCGAGAGCGCATGAACGAGGAGAAGGAGGAGCTGAAGAAGCAGGTGGAGAGGCTGCAGGCCCAGGTCACCCTGTCCAACACCCAG ctAAAAGCCTTGAAAGATGAGGAGAAGGCAAGAGAAGCCCTCAAACAGCAGAAGAGGAAAGCCAAG GCCTCAGGAGAGCGCTACCACGCGGAGCCGCACCGGGAGCACGTGTGCGGGGTCTACCCCTATGCCTACCCGCCCATGCCCGCCATGATGCCACACCACGGCTTCGAGGACTGGTCCCAGATCCGCTACCCCCCGCCCCCCATGGCCATGGAGCACCCAGCCCCGCTCCCCAACTCACGCCTCTTCCATATG CCAGAATACACCTGGCGTCCACCCTGCGGAGGGATTCGAAATCAGAGCTCCCAAGTGATGGACCcgcccccagccaggcctgcagAACCAG
- the TNIP1 gene encoding TNFAIP3-interacting protein 1 isoform X1, whose protein sequence is MEGRGPYRIYDPGGGVPPGEASAAFERLVEENSRLKEKMQGIKMLGELLEESQMEASRLRQKAEELVKDNELLPPPSPSLGSFDPLAELTGMDTNVPATPAAPTCPSDKPVPVQKPPSSGTSSEFEVVPTEEQNSPPESGGRTHTVELGPLPHEDSNLMLHLQRLETTLSVCAEEPDHSQLFTHLGRMALEFNRLASKVHKNEQRTSILQTLCEQLRKENEALKAKLDKGLEQRDQAAERLREENMELKKLLMSSGNKEATSGWPVSLKMEGAGKKEVAGQQQASVTAGKGPEVGALGTAEKKVKMLEQQRTELLEVNKQWDQHFRSMKQQYEQKITELRQKLADLQKQVTDLEAEREQKQRDFDRKLLLAKSKIEMEETDKEQLTAEAKELRQKVRYLQDQLSPLTRQREYQEKEIQRLNKALEEALSIQAPPSSPPTAFGNPEGSGGLLRKQELVTQNELLKQQVKIFEEDFQRERSDRERMNEEKEELKKQVERLQAQVTLSNTQLKALKDEEKAREALKQQKRKAKASGERYHAEPHREHVCGVYPYAYPPMPAMMPHHGFEDWSQIRYPPPPMAMEHPAPLPNSRLFHMPEYTWRPPCGGIRNQSSQVMDPPPARPAEPDSAKNDREGPQ, encoded by the exons ATGGAAGGGAGAGGACCGTACCGGATCTACGACCCTGGGGGCGGCGTGCCTCCGGGAGAGGCATCCGCAGCTTTTGAGCGCCTAGTGGAGGAGAATTCCCGGCTGAAGGAAAAAATGCAAGGGATAAAGATGTTAG GGGAGCTTTTGGAAGAGTCCCAGATGGAAGCATCCAGGCTGCGGCAGAAAGCAGAGGAGCTAGTCAAGGACAATGAGCTGCTCCCACCACCTTCTCCCTCCTTGGGCTCCTTCGACCCGCTGGCCGAGCTCACAG GAATGGACACAAACGTCCCAGCGACTCCTGCTGCCCCTACATGCCCCAGTGACAAGCCAGTGCCAGTCCAGAAGCCTCCATCCAGC GGCACCTCCTCTGAATTTGAAGTGGTCCCCACTGAGGAACAGAATTCTCCACCAGAGAGTGGCGGCCGCACCCACACAGTG gagCTGGGCCCCCTGCCCCACGAGGACAGCAACCTGATGCTGCACCTGCAGCGCCTGGAGACCACCCTGAGCGTGTGCGCAGAGGAGCCGGACCACAGCCAGCTCTTCACCCACCTGGGCCGCATGGCCCTCGAGTTCAACCGGCTGGCCTCCAAGGTGCACAAGAACGAGCAGCGCACCTCCATCCTGCAG ACCCTGTGTGAGCAGCTTCGGAAGGAGAATGAGGCTCTGAAGGCCAAGCTGGACAAGGGCCTGGAACAGCGGGATCAGGCTGCTGAGAGGCTGCG GGAGGAAAATATGGAGCTCAAGAAGTTGTTGATGAGCAGTGGCAACAAAGAGGCCACCTCCGGGTGGCCGGTCTCACTGAAGATGGAAGGTGCAGGCAAGAAGGAGGTGGCTGGACAGCAGCAG GCTAGTGTGACTGCAGGTAAGGGCCCAGAGGTGGGGGCCTTGGGCACAGCCGAGAAGAAGGTGAAGATGCTGGAGCAGCAGCGGACTGAG CTGCTGGAAGTGAACAAGCAATGGGACCAGCATTTCCGGTCCATGAAGCAGCAGTATGAGCAGAAG ATCACTGAGCTGCGCCAGAAGCTGGCGGACCTGCAGAAGCAGGTGACCGACCTGGAGGCTGAGCGGGAACAGAAGCAGCGTGACTTTGACCGCAAGCTCCTCCTGGCCAAGTCCAAGATTGAAATGGAAGAG ACTGACAAGGAGCAGCTGACCGCAGAGGCCAAGGAGCTGCGCCAGAAGGTCAGGTACCTGCAGGATCAGCTGAGCCCACTCACCCGGCAGCGCGAGTACCAGGAAAAGGAGATCCAGCGGCTCAACAAG GCCCTGGAGGAGGCACTGAGCATCCAGGCCCCACCATCATCTCCACCCACAGCATTTGGGAACCCGGAAGGATCAGGGGGCCTGCTAAGGAAGCAGGAGCTGGTCACGCAGAATGAGCTGCTGAAACAGCAG GTAAAGATCTTCGAGGAGGACTTCCAGAGGGAGCGCAGCGACCGAGAGCGCATGAACGAGGAGAAGGAGGAGCTGAAGAAGCAGGTGGAGAGGCTGCAGGCCCAGGTCACCCTGTCCAACACCCAG ctAAAAGCCTTGAAAGATGAGGAGAAGGCAAGAGAAGCCCTCAAACAGCAGAAGAGGAAAGCCAAG GCCTCAGGAGAGCGCTACCACGCGGAGCCGCACCGGGAGCACGTGTGCGGGGTCTACCCCTATGCCTACCCGCCCATGCCCGCCATGATGCCACACCACGGCTTCGAGGACTGGTCCCAGATCCGCTACCCCCCGCCCCCCATGGCCATGGAGCACCCAGCCCCGCTCCCCAACTCACGCCTCTTCCATATG CCAGAATACACCTGGCGTCCACCCTGCGGAGGGATTCGAAATCAGAGCTCCCAAGTGATGGACCcgcccccagccaggcctgcagAACCAG
- the TNIP1 gene encoding TNFAIP3-interacting protein 1 isoform X2, which translates to MEGRGPYRIYDPGGGVPPGEASAAFERLVEENSRLKEKMQGIKMLGELLEESQMEASRLRQKAEELVKDNELLPPPSPSLGSFDPLAELTGMDTNVPATPAAPTCPSDKPVPVQKPPSSGTSSEFEVVPTEEQNSPPESGGRTHTVELGPLPHEDSNLMLHLQRLETTLSVCAEEPDHSQLFTHLGRMALEFNRLASKVHKNEQRTSILQTLCEQLRKENEALKAKLDKGLEQRDQAAERLREENMELKKLLMSSGNKEATSGWPVSLKMEGAGKKEVAGQQQASVTAGKGPEVGALGTAEKKVKMLEQQRTELLEVNKQWDQHFRSMKQQYEQKITELRQKLADLQKQVTDLEAEREQKQRDFDRKLLLAKSKIEMEETDKEQLTAEAKELRQKVRYLQDQLSPLTRQREYQEKEIQRLNKALEEALSIQAPPSSPPTAFGNPEGSGGLLRKQELVTQNELLKQQVKIFEEDFQRERSDRERMNEEKEELKKQVERLQAQVTLSNTQLKALKDEEKAREALKQQKRKAKASGERYHAEPHREHVCGVYPYAYPPMPAMMPHHGFEDWSQIRYPPPPMAMEHPAPLPNSRLFHMPEYTWRPPCGGIRNQSSQVMDPPPARPAEPEPTDLRLPKN; encoded by the exons ATGGAAGGGAGAGGACCGTACCGGATCTACGACCCTGGGGGCGGCGTGCCTCCGGGAGAGGCATCCGCAGCTTTTGAGCGCCTAGTGGAGGAGAATTCCCGGCTGAAGGAAAAAATGCAAGGGATAAAGATGTTAG GGGAGCTTTTGGAAGAGTCCCAGATGGAAGCATCCAGGCTGCGGCAGAAAGCAGAGGAGCTAGTCAAGGACAATGAGCTGCTCCCACCACCTTCTCCCTCCTTGGGCTCCTTCGACCCGCTGGCCGAGCTCACAG GAATGGACACAAACGTCCCAGCGACTCCTGCTGCCCCTACATGCCCCAGTGACAAGCCAGTGCCAGTCCAGAAGCCTCCATCCAGC GGCACCTCCTCTGAATTTGAAGTGGTCCCCACTGAGGAACAGAATTCTCCACCAGAGAGTGGCGGCCGCACCCACACAGTG gagCTGGGCCCCCTGCCCCACGAGGACAGCAACCTGATGCTGCACCTGCAGCGCCTGGAGACCACCCTGAGCGTGTGCGCAGAGGAGCCGGACCACAGCCAGCTCTTCACCCACCTGGGCCGCATGGCCCTCGAGTTCAACCGGCTGGCCTCCAAGGTGCACAAGAACGAGCAGCGCACCTCCATCCTGCAG ACCCTGTGTGAGCAGCTTCGGAAGGAGAATGAGGCTCTGAAGGCCAAGCTGGACAAGGGCCTGGAACAGCGGGATCAGGCTGCTGAGAGGCTGCG GGAGGAAAATATGGAGCTCAAGAAGTTGTTGATGAGCAGTGGCAACAAAGAGGCCACCTCCGGGTGGCCGGTCTCACTGAAGATGGAAGGTGCAGGCAAGAAGGAGGTGGCTGGACAGCAGCAG GCTAGTGTGACTGCAGGTAAGGGCCCAGAGGTGGGGGCCTTGGGCACAGCCGAGAAGAAGGTGAAGATGCTGGAGCAGCAGCGGACTGAG CTGCTGGAAGTGAACAAGCAATGGGACCAGCATTTCCGGTCCATGAAGCAGCAGTATGAGCAGAAG ATCACTGAGCTGCGCCAGAAGCTGGCGGACCTGCAGAAGCAGGTGACCGACCTGGAGGCTGAGCGGGAACAGAAGCAGCGTGACTTTGACCGCAAGCTCCTCCTGGCCAAGTCCAAGATTGAAATGGAAGAG ACTGACAAGGAGCAGCTGACCGCAGAGGCCAAGGAGCTGCGCCAGAAGGTCAGGTACCTGCAGGATCAGCTGAGCCCACTCACCCGGCAGCGCGAGTACCAGGAAAAGGAGATCCAGCGGCTCAACAAG GCCCTGGAGGAGGCACTGAGCATCCAGGCCCCACCATCATCTCCACCCACAGCATTTGGGAACCCGGAAGGATCAGGGGGCCTGCTAAGGAAGCAGGAGCTGGTCACGCAGAATGAGCTGCTGAAACAGCAG GTAAAGATCTTCGAGGAGGACTTCCAGAGGGAGCGCAGCGACCGAGAGCGCATGAACGAGGAGAAGGAGGAGCTGAAGAAGCAGGTGGAGAGGCTGCAGGCCCAGGTCACCCTGTCCAACACCCAG ctAAAAGCCTTGAAAGATGAGGAGAAGGCAAGAGAAGCCCTCAAACAGCAGAAGAGGAAAGCCAAG GCCTCAGGAGAGCGCTACCACGCGGAGCCGCACCGGGAGCACGTGTGCGGGGTCTACCCCTATGCCTACCCGCCCATGCCCGCCATGATGCCACACCACGGCTTCGAGGACTGGTCCCAGATCCGCTACCCCCCGCCCCCCATGGCCATGGAGCACCCAGCCCCGCTCCCCAACTCACGCCTCTTCCATATG CCAGAATACACCTGGCGTCCACCCTGCGGAGGGATTCGAAATCAGAGCTCCCAAGTGATGGACCcgcccccagccaggcctgcagAACCAG
- the TNIP1 gene encoding TNFAIP3-interacting protein 1 isoform X4: MEGRGPYRIYDPGGGVPPGEASAAFERLVEENSRLKEKMQGIKMLGELLEESQMEASRLRQKAEELVKDNELLPPPSPSLGSFDPLAELTGMDTNVPATPAAPTCPSDKPVPVQKPPSSGTSSEFEVVPTEEQNSPPESGGRTHTVELGPLPHEDSNLMLHLQRLETTLSVCAEEPDHSQLFTHLGRMALEFNRLASKVHKNEQRTSILQTLCEQLRKENEALKAKLDKGLEQRDQAAERLREENMELKKLLMSSGNKEATSGWPVSLKMEGAGKKEVAGQQQASVTAGKGPEVGALGTAEKKVKMLEQQRTELLEVNKQWDQHFRSMKQQYEQKITELRQKLADLQKQVTDLEAEREQKQRDFDRKLLLAKSKIEMEETDKEQLTAEAKELRQKVRYLQDQLSPLTRQREYQEKEIQRLNKALEEALSIQAPPSSPPTAFGNPEGSGGLLRKQELVTQNELLKQQVKIFEEDFQRERSDRERMNEEKEELKKQVERLQAQVTLSNTQLKALKDEEKAREALKQQKRKAKASGERYHAEPHREHVCGVYPYAYPPMPAMMPHHGFEDWSQIRYPPPPMAMEHPAPLPNSRLFHMNTPGVHPAEGFEIRAPK; this comes from the exons ATGGAAGGGAGAGGACCGTACCGGATCTACGACCCTGGGGGCGGCGTGCCTCCGGGAGAGGCATCCGCAGCTTTTGAGCGCCTAGTGGAGGAGAATTCCCGGCTGAAGGAAAAAATGCAAGGGATAAAGATGTTAG GGGAGCTTTTGGAAGAGTCCCAGATGGAAGCATCCAGGCTGCGGCAGAAAGCAGAGGAGCTAGTCAAGGACAATGAGCTGCTCCCACCACCTTCTCCCTCCTTGGGCTCCTTCGACCCGCTGGCCGAGCTCACAG GAATGGACACAAACGTCCCAGCGACTCCTGCTGCCCCTACATGCCCCAGTGACAAGCCAGTGCCAGTCCAGAAGCCTCCATCCAGC GGCACCTCCTCTGAATTTGAAGTGGTCCCCACTGAGGAACAGAATTCTCCACCAGAGAGTGGCGGCCGCACCCACACAGTG gagCTGGGCCCCCTGCCCCACGAGGACAGCAACCTGATGCTGCACCTGCAGCGCCTGGAGACCACCCTGAGCGTGTGCGCAGAGGAGCCGGACCACAGCCAGCTCTTCACCCACCTGGGCCGCATGGCCCTCGAGTTCAACCGGCTGGCCTCCAAGGTGCACAAGAACGAGCAGCGCACCTCCATCCTGCAG ACCCTGTGTGAGCAGCTTCGGAAGGAGAATGAGGCTCTGAAGGCCAAGCTGGACAAGGGCCTGGAACAGCGGGATCAGGCTGCTGAGAGGCTGCG GGAGGAAAATATGGAGCTCAAGAAGTTGTTGATGAGCAGTGGCAACAAAGAGGCCACCTCCGGGTGGCCGGTCTCACTGAAGATGGAAGGTGCAGGCAAGAAGGAGGTGGCTGGACAGCAGCAG GCTAGTGTGACTGCAGGTAAGGGCCCAGAGGTGGGGGCCTTGGGCACAGCCGAGAAGAAGGTGAAGATGCTGGAGCAGCAGCGGACTGAG CTGCTGGAAGTGAACAAGCAATGGGACCAGCATTTCCGGTCCATGAAGCAGCAGTATGAGCAGAAG ATCACTGAGCTGCGCCAGAAGCTGGCGGACCTGCAGAAGCAGGTGACCGACCTGGAGGCTGAGCGGGAACAGAAGCAGCGTGACTTTGACCGCAAGCTCCTCCTGGCCAAGTCCAAGATTGAAATGGAAGAG ACTGACAAGGAGCAGCTGACCGCAGAGGCCAAGGAGCTGCGCCAGAAGGTCAGGTACCTGCAGGATCAGCTGAGCCCACTCACCCGGCAGCGCGAGTACCAGGAAAAGGAGATCCAGCGGCTCAACAAG GCCCTGGAGGAGGCACTGAGCATCCAGGCCCCACCATCATCTCCACCCACAGCATTTGGGAACCCGGAAGGATCAGGGGGCCTGCTAAGGAAGCAGGAGCTGGTCACGCAGAATGAGCTGCTGAAACAGCAG GTAAAGATCTTCGAGGAGGACTTCCAGAGGGAGCGCAGCGACCGAGAGCGCATGAACGAGGAGAAGGAGGAGCTGAAGAAGCAGGTGGAGAGGCTGCAGGCCCAGGTCACCCTGTCCAACACCCAG ctAAAAGCCTTGAAAGATGAGGAGAAGGCAAGAGAAGCCCTCAAACAGCAGAAGAGGAAAGCCAAG GCCTCAGGAGAGCGCTACCACGCGGAGCCGCACCGGGAGCACGTGTGCGGGGTCTACCCCTATGCCTACCCGCCCATGCCCGCCATGATGCCACACCACGGCTTCGAGGACTGGTCCCAGATCCGCTACCCCCCGCCCCCCATGGCCATGGAGCACCCAGCCCCGCTCCCCAACTCACGCCTCTTCCATATG AATACACCTGGCGTCCACCCTGCGGAGGGATTCGAAATCAGAGCTCCCAAGTGA